One stretch of Siphonobacter curvatus DNA includes these proteins:
- a CDS encoding polysaccharide deacetylase family protein, with translation MGRWTFIVLLLFILTGCHSTPQHPERAGIALSFDDRFFSDWMALRPLLNQYQAKVTFYVNCPDSLTNEEVSILKTLQQEGHEIGFHGTIHGISTEMIQNLGVEGYLATEIRPGLSYLQQAGFHPTSYAHPGGNHNARVDSVLEASGFRILRDVALAERSYKGFRLYHLSPQWLPQIYYDFVPQRSVDALLFDTSANLSVAELRSALVRAKMRGKAVLLFGHQPFFSVPKPEQYGFDVQVLRQMLQTADSLNLKFYRMSDLPVIQ, from the coding sequence ATGGGCCGCTGGACTTTCATTGTTCTACTTCTTTTTATACTAACTGGCTGTCATTCTACCCCCCAGCACCCGGAACGGGCGGGTATTGCCCTATCCTTCGACGATCGCTTTTTCAGTGACTGGATGGCCTTACGCCCCTTACTGAATCAATACCAAGCTAAGGTAACGTTCTACGTAAATTGTCCGGATTCGCTGACGAATGAAGAAGTGAGCATTCTGAAAACGCTTCAGCAGGAAGGGCACGAAATTGGCTTTCACGGTACCATTCACGGCATCTCTACGGAAATGATACAGAATCTGGGAGTAGAGGGTTATCTGGCTACGGAAATTCGGCCCGGGCTTTCGTACCTGCAACAAGCGGGCTTCCACCCTACTTCGTACGCTCATCCCGGCGGTAATCATAATGCCCGCGTCGATTCCGTATTGGAGGCTTCCGGTTTTCGAATCCTACGGGACGTTGCCCTAGCGGAACGCTCCTATAAAGGCTTCCGGCTCTATCATCTTTCCCCCCAATGGCTGCCTCAGATTTACTACGATTTTGTACCGCAACGCAGCGTGGATGCCCTGCTGTTCGATACGAGTGCAAATTTGAGTGTAGCAGAACTTCGGTCGGCCCTGGTTCGGGCCAAAATGCGGGGAAAAGCCGTGTTGCTCTTCGGTCATCAACCCTTTTTCTCAGTCCCCAAGCCTGAGCAATACGGTTTTGATGTACAGGTACTTCGGCAAATGCTGCAAACAGCCGATTCGCTGAACCTGAAATTTTATCGCATGTCGGACTTACCAGTGATCCAGTAA
- a CDS encoding acyltransferase family protein, with protein sequence MSQKRNFPNLNGVRCIAAVSVLIHHLEQAKEAFDLPNIYHLTVVKHAGRLGVGLFFVLSGFLITYLLLQEKGNFGDISAPKFYLRRVFRIWPIYFLIVGLALFVFPHVPLMYFPGASELASRHVAERITLLALVLPNYAFVLYNIPYWAAQAWSIGVEEQFYYLWPWIIKYPKRTFLIVSIFMLATVGLLALGVYLLDGTEAQKKDSVLTFIGQFRLLIMALGGGGAYLVYTNRTRFLSVLYRKNVQITVYVLFLICFLSGVHIPAFMEVYAFFFCFFVLNVATNPNSIISLENPVVSYIGKISYGLYLYHVAVSVFLINVLNTYAPGLSTTAYNLILYPAVFGLSILVSYLSYEYLEKPLLVFKDKRYGR encoded by the coding sequence ATGAGTCAGAAACGTAATTTCCCCAATCTGAACGGCGTACGATGTATTGCGGCGGTGTCCGTATTGATCCATCACCTCGAACAGGCGAAAGAAGCGTTTGACCTGCCCAATATTTACCATTTGACGGTTGTCAAACACGCGGGCCGTTTGGGCGTAGGTCTTTTTTTCGTGCTCAGTGGCTTTCTCATCACGTATCTGCTGTTGCAGGAAAAAGGTAATTTTGGCGACATTTCTGCTCCCAAATTTTATCTACGACGGGTATTTCGGATCTGGCCCATTTACTTTCTGATCGTCGGCCTGGCCCTGTTTGTCTTTCCGCATGTCCCCTTGATGTATTTTCCCGGAGCCAGCGAACTAGCGTCCCGGCACGTCGCGGAACGAATCACGCTACTGGCTTTGGTACTGCCCAACTACGCGTTCGTCCTGTATAACATTCCCTACTGGGCCGCTCAGGCCTGGTCGATTGGGGTGGAAGAGCAGTTTTATTACCTCTGGCCCTGGATTATCAAATACCCCAAGCGGACCTTTTTGATTGTAAGCATCTTCATGCTGGCGACCGTCGGATTACTCGCTTTGGGCGTATACCTGCTGGATGGAACCGAAGCCCAGAAGAAAGATTCTGTACTGACGTTCATTGGTCAGTTCCGCTTACTCATCATGGCCCTGGGTGGGGGGGGAGCTTATCTGGTGTATACCAACCGAACGCGATTCCTGTCCGTTCTCTACCGGAAAAATGTGCAGATTACGGTATACGTACTCTTCCTGATCTGCTTTTTGTCGGGGGTACACATCCCGGCTTTCATGGAGGTGTATGCTTTCTTTTTCTGCTTTTTCGTACTGAATGTGGCGACGAATCCCAACAGTATTATTTCGCTGGAAAACCCGGTCGTTAGTTACATTGGCAAGATTTCCTACGGGCTGTATCTCTACCACGTTGCCGTTTCGGTATTCCTGATTAATGTCCTGAATACATACGCTCCGGGTCTGTCTACTACGGCCTACAACCTGATTTTGTACCCTGCTGTATTCGGCTTGTCCATTCTGGTTTCTTACCTCTCGTACGAGTATCTGGAAAAACCGCTGCTCGTTTTCAAAGACAAGCGATACGGACGTTAG
- a CDS encoding glycosyltransferase family protein, with translation MSILTVFYIKLLLNVGLTAGIIWSVKKATLIQQWQQKNDTLAFSLGFLILRLIPWVMIFLVLNEVPRGDVPFFFYKAEGAKAGGFVYRDFWSYHAPLFAYIISLPLWLWHNSRAIVLLMVLMETLILWSTYRTYKPEKTNALQASLIYWMLPASFMYILIDGQEEVWFWGLALLMWRHVKKNPEDYEVGLGVIFAIALLTTKATFVFFLPPLLISVRRPIKMLLVMAAIGLPALAFLYWRIGDLFLMPIQHTEQLMTPNLFSITRPIIELFVHIDTSNSTLVNWLGLITTMLLVSYLAYRGRVNPLTHTLPALFIATFACMMIFQASAPGAYLIAYLLAVVFDIVDLRNNKHLIILLVLSWLTVVQPFVNVYIKQPDYTRFCMLTNPVYLFDWLLQVLNVACFFWLVSRTATKIVTPKHLTPA, from the coding sequence ATGTCAATTCTTACCGTTTTTTACATTAAGCTGCTTTTGAACGTAGGATTAACTGCTGGAATCATCTGGTCAGTAAAGAAAGCAACCCTCATTCAGCAATGGCAGCAAAAAAACGACACCCTTGCCTTTAGTCTGGGTTTTCTCATCTTACGTTTGATACCCTGGGTCATGATTTTTCTCGTGCTCAACGAGGTCCCTCGTGGAGACGTCCCCTTCTTTTTTTACAAAGCTGAAGGAGCAAAGGCCGGAGGATTTGTGTACCGGGATTTCTGGTCGTATCACGCTCCCTTGTTTGCCTACATCATCAGTCTGCCGCTCTGGCTCTGGCATAATTCCCGAGCCATTGTTCTGCTGATGGTTTTGATGGAAACGCTCATTTTGTGGAGTACGTACCGAACCTACAAGCCCGAAAAGACGAATGCCTTACAGGCCAGCCTGATTTACTGGATGTTACCGGCGTCGTTTATGTACATCCTCATTGATGGTCAGGAAGAAGTCTGGTTTTGGGGTTTAGCTCTGCTCATGTGGCGGCACGTCAAAAAAAATCCAGAGGATTACGAAGTAGGACTGGGCGTTATTTTCGCCATCGCTCTGCTGACCACTAAAGCGACTTTCGTCTTTTTTCTGCCCCCGCTACTCATTAGCGTACGCCGTCCCATCAAAATGCTGTTGGTCATGGCCGCCATTGGATTACCCGCTCTGGCTTTTCTCTACTGGCGAATCGGCGACTTATTCCTCATGCCCATCCAGCATACCGAGCAGTTGATGACGCCGAACCTGTTTTCCATTACCCGGCCGATCATCGAGCTTTTTGTGCATATTGATACAAGCAACTCTACCTTAGTGAACTGGCTGGGACTAATCACCACCATGCTGCTGGTTTCGTACCTGGCGTATCGGGGTCGCGTCAATCCGCTGACGCACACCCTGCCCGCCTTGTTTATCGCCACGTTTGCTTGCATGATGATCTTTCAGGCGAGTGCTCCCGGAGCGTACCTGATTGCGTATCTGCTGGCCGTAGTTTTCGATATTGTTGACCTGCGGAATAACAAACACCTAATAATCTTGTTAGTACTGAGCTGGCTCACCGTAGTACAGCCCTTTGTAAACGTATACATTAAGCAACCGGATTATACCCGGTTTTGTATGCTGACCAATCCCGTATATCTGTTCGACTGGCTGCTACAGGTACTCAACGTAGCCTGTTTTTTCTGGCTGGTTTCCCGAACGGCCACTAAAATTGTTACTCCTAAACATTTGACGCCAGCATGA
- a CDS encoding efflux transporter outer membrane subunit, with product MNCLLKISGLLLLVTSMVTAQTPTSRPFADPELEKLIEAGLNFNPDIRNALSRVEEARVRVRVAESYLRPVVRGNPGIQTQSLSPNRPVQFTNVRAVRVQLTTFQIPIDASFELDLFGRIRQTVRLSEVQTQLSEADVRIARLAVAAEIARLYALVRSNDAEQTVFERTLSARDSVLAVVRERFRIGLTSEIDVRRAETEIGNLQTQRTALQRSRHELTNGLAILTGQDAGTFTLPPATLPQYPTPTYANITVDLLQNRPDIQQSNVQVSAADINADIARKALKPRVSVGGSGGLISGKIGDLVLPSSYTYTVGATASFPIYEGRRNRENINLAQQQIQTARTSVDQRVVTAQREAEVALDNIRDLETQIGNQQSVIETARKTEQLVREVYGKGLTTYLDVLDAQRTSLDAERQLAQLQGQRLVYAVALWKALGGQ from the coding sequence ATGAATTGTTTATTGAAAATCAGTGGGTTGCTTTTGCTGGTGACCAGTATGGTTACGGCACAGACGCCCACCAGTCGACCCTTTGCCGATCCGGAACTGGAAAAACTCATTGAAGCCGGACTCAATTTCAATCCTGATATACGAAATGCCCTGAGTCGCGTTGAGGAAGCTCGCGTACGCGTACGGGTGGCCGAGTCGTACCTACGACCCGTAGTCCGGGGCAATCCGGGCATTCAGACGCAAAGTCTTTCGCCCAACCGGCCCGTTCAGTTCACCAACGTGCGGGCGGTACGGGTACAACTGACGACGTTTCAGATTCCCATTGATGCCAGTTTTGAACTGGATTTATTCGGACGAATCCGGCAAACCGTGCGGCTATCCGAAGTGCAGACGCAACTGAGTGAGGCCGATGTTCGGATTGCCCGTTTGGCAGTAGCCGCCGAAATTGCCCGTCTTTACGCTTTGGTACGTTCCAACGACGCCGAACAAACGGTTTTTGAGCGGACCTTGTCAGCCCGGGATTCCGTACTGGCGGTGGTTCGCGAACGATTCCGGATTGGCCTGACCAGTGAAATCGACGTCCGTCGGGCCGAAACCGAGATTGGTAACCTGCAAACCCAGCGTACGGCTCTGCAACGAAGTCGGCACGAGCTAACAAACGGACTGGCCATTCTGACGGGTCAGGATGCGGGAACTTTCACCCTGCCGCCGGCTACGTTACCCCAGTACCCAACGCCAACGTACGCCAACATTACAGTGGATCTACTACAGAACCGTCCCGACATTCAGCAGTCGAATGTACAGGTATCGGCAGCAGATATTAATGCGGACATTGCCCGAAAAGCGCTTAAACCTCGGGTCAGCGTGGGTGGTTCGGGTGGTTTGATCAGTGGGAAGATTGGCGATCTGGTGCTGCCCTCCAGCTATACCTACACAGTTGGAGCTACGGCTAGTTTTCCGATTTATGAAGGTCGGCGAAACCGGGAAAACATCAATTTAGCCCAGCAGCAGATACAAACGGCCCGTACATCCGTGGATCAGCGGGTGGTGACGGCCCAACGCGAAGCCGAAGTAGCTTTGGATAACATCCGCGATCTGGAAACCCAGATTGGCAATCAGCAAAGCGTCATTGAAACGGCTCGTAAAACCGAGCAACTCGTGCGGGAAGTGTATGGAAAAGGTCTGACGACGTACCTTGACGTACTCGATGCTCAACGTACGTCGCTGGATGCTGAACGACAACTGGCTCAGTTACAGGGACAACGGTTGGTATACGCCGTGGCTTTGTGGAAGGCTTTGGGTGGACAGTAG
- a CDS encoding efflux RND transporter periplasmic adaptor subunit — MKRNLWIWLIPVGLLALFFFVGVLPRIRNQQELHAESDAAKNRLPLVNVVIAKRTTDTTGLTLPGQIMPYRETQVYARTQGFLRQRLVDIGSKVNRGSLLATIEAPELDQDILKAQADMKLAQVNLDRVKSVTLPGAVSQQDVDTRQAGYEVGRAALRRLEALKSLQQVRAPFNGIITARNADVGALINTGNIPLFTVSQLDTLRVYIDVPQTYYQLVKIGLPATVKVPELGKSFTGKVVRTSGTLRSASRTLLTEVAIPNRSGELVAGLYGQVTLDVRAINPPVRIPANTLLVTPEGSRVVIVSSNGQVHFQPITIGRDFGTSLEVLDGLQGNERLVANPSDGLKEGGMVRVK, encoded by the coding sequence ATGAAGAGAAATCTCTGGATATGGCTGATTCCGGTGGGATTATTGGCTTTATTCTTCTTCGTAGGCGTATTACCCCGAATCAGAAATCAACAGGAACTGCACGCCGAAAGCGACGCTGCCAAAAATCGTCTGCCGCTGGTGAACGTCGTCATTGCAAAACGTACCACCGATACGACGGGACTGACCTTGCCTGGACAAATCATGCCGTACCGCGAAACGCAGGTATACGCTCGTACGCAGGGTTTTTTGCGGCAACGTCTGGTCGATATTGGATCGAAAGTAAATCGGGGCAGCTTGCTGGCCACGATTGAAGCTCCTGAATTGGATCAGGATATTCTAAAAGCACAGGCGGATATGAAACTGGCTCAGGTGAATCTGGATCGGGTGAAAAGCGTGACGCTTCCCGGAGCCGTTTCGCAACAGGATGTAGATACGCGTCAGGCAGGATACGAAGTAGGCCGGGCGGCGTTGCGTCGGCTCGAAGCCTTGAAGAGTCTGCAACAGGTACGGGCTCCTTTCAATGGGATTATAACGGCCCGGAATGCGGACGTAGGAGCGTTGATTAATACAGGCAATATTCCCCTATTTACGGTATCTCAACTGGATACCCTGCGAGTATACATCGACGTACCGCAGACCTATTATCAGCTCGTAAAAATCGGATTACCCGCTACGGTGAAGGTTCCCGAACTGGGTAAAAGCTTCACGGGGAAAGTGGTGCGTACCTCGGGTACGCTTCGTTCGGCCTCGCGTACGTTGCTGACGGAAGTAGCCATTCCCAATCGCTCTGGTGAATTAGTTGCTGGTTTGTACGGTCAGGTAACGCTGGACGTTCGGGCGATCAATCCCCCCGTACGGATTCCAGCCAACACGCTGCTGGTTACGCCCGAAGGCTCCCGGGTAGTCATTGTTTCTTCCAACGGTCAGGTGCATTTTCAGCCCATCACGATTGGCCGCGATTTTGGTACGAGTCTGGAAGTACTGGATGGACTACAGGGTAACGAACGCCTGGTAGCCAACCCATCCGACGGCCTCAAAGAAGGAGGCATGGTACGCGTAAAATAA
- a CDS encoding efflux RND transporter permease subunit — MWIVRLALQRKYTIAVLALLILIMGVVSIRQMPTDIFPRINIPVISVIWSYRGLSTDEMEKMITNFSETSVINNASDIQRVESQTYNGVAVLKIFFQPTVKIEEALASITAISQTIRVRMPPGTQPPIIVRYNATDVPILQLSISSDSLTESQITDYITTRIRPMISTVQGSRLSQPFGGKARQVMVDLDPELLTARGVSPEDVVNAVSAQNLTLPSGQLRLEEREYNVRLNTKPDAIIALNDIPVKTLPGGVVLHLRDVANVHDGSIVQTNVVKQDGRRGVLLNIVKTGNASTTEVVDKIRNEVLPAVRGAAPASLKITELFDQSVFVRASIHGVVVEGLIAALLTAAMILLFLGSWRSTLIVAISIPLSILSSLAVLYLMGETLNINTLGGLALAIGILVDDATVTIENIHRNEELGLPLRRAIMVGAHQIATPTLVATLTICIVFVSVLFLEGPARFLFGPLALAVVFAMIASYILSRTLVPTLADLLLKSEPHHQEGHLNGQAKKPNPFARIYQSFNRGFDRFQGRYLRVLQWNLGHRKTVLGVFLIVVMITAVMVPFVGRDFFPSVDAGQFRLHMRAPAGSRLEATERTAGQAEAVIRQIIPANEIETVIANIGLTSEGYNFVFQDNSSLGSADAELLVALKKEKSRPTEEYMREIRAKLAEALPQVTFFFQPADIVTQILNFGLTSPIDIQVTGFDRKNNLRIAQEIRNKVAQIPGTVDVHLHQVMNSPELFVNIDRERANQLGLNETKVANNMMISMSGTTQVNPNFWPDPVTGFPYLVAVQTPPYKLNTLDKLLQTPLVTQTGELTPQSLANVAKVERRVTPMVVNRMNTQPMFDVYASVERTDLGSVSGKLSEIIKEYQQQLKPGNKIEVRGQVESMNSAFTRLGIGLLFAAILVYMLMVVNFQSFLYPFIIITALPGAMCGVVWLLFLSQTTFSIPSLMGAIMSVGVATANSILLVSFAQEQVFDLHMSPYESALEAGRTRLRPILMTALAMIIGMLPMSLGLGEGGEQNAPLGRAVIGGLLLATFTTLLFVPVVFSYLAKNRTEAEMAEEKELAEMEV, encoded by the coding sequence ATGTGGATTGTTCGATTAGCTTTACAGCGGAAGTATACCATTGCGGTGCTGGCTCTGCTGATCCTGATTATGGGTGTGGTATCCATTCGTCAGATGCCCACCGACATTTTTCCCCGTATCAACATTCCGGTTATTTCCGTAATCTGGTCGTACCGGGGACTTTCGACGGACGAAATGGAAAAGATGATTACCAACTTTTCCGAAACGTCGGTCATCAATAACGCCTCCGACATCCAGCGGGTGGAATCCCAGACCTACAATGGGGTGGCCGTACTGAAAATCTTCTTTCAGCCCACGGTGAAAATTGAGGAGGCCCTGGCTTCCATTACGGCCATTTCGCAGACGATTCGGGTACGGATGCCGCCCGGAACACAACCGCCGATTATTGTGCGGTACAACGCTACGGACGTTCCCATTCTGCAGCTGAGTATATCCTCGGACAGTCTGACGGAATCCCAAATCACCGACTACATTACGACCCGGATACGGCCCATGATTTCGACCGTACAGGGGAGCCGTCTGTCGCAACCGTTCGGGGGGAAAGCCCGTCAGGTGATGGTGGATCTTGACCCTGAACTCCTTACCGCTCGCGGCGTATCACCCGAAGATGTAGTCAATGCCGTATCCGCTCAAAACCTGACCCTGCCGAGTGGTCAGCTGCGGCTGGAGGAGAGAGAATATAACGTACGCCTGAACACCAAGCCCGACGCCATCATTGCGTTGAATGATATTCCGGTGAAAACGCTACCCGGCGGCGTGGTCCTGCACTTACGCGATGTGGCTAACGTCCACGATGGTTCGATTGTACAAACCAATGTAGTCAAACAGGACGGCCGACGGGGGGTATTGCTCAATATTGTAAAAACCGGGAATGCCTCAACGACCGAAGTCGTCGATAAAATCCGCAATGAAGTACTTCCGGCGGTTCGCGGAGCCGCTCCGGCGTCGCTGAAGATTACTGAACTTTTTGACCAATCCGTGTTCGTACGAGCCTCGATTCACGGAGTAGTCGTGGAAGGTCTGATTGCGGCCTTGCTGACGGCCGCCATGATTCTGCTCTTCCTGGGTAGCTGGCGGAGTACGCTCATTGTTGCTATTTCCATTCCACTCTCGATTCTGAGTTCGCTAGCTGTTCTGTATCTGATGGGCGAAACGCTCAATATCAACACGCTAGGCGGTTTGGCTCTGGCCATTGGTATTCTGGTGGATGACGCGACGGTAACGATTGAGAACATTCACCGAAATGAAGAGTTAGGTCTGCCCCTGCGAAGGGCGATTATGGTGGGGGCACACCAGATTGCCACGCCGACGCTGGTGGCTACGCTGACGATCTGTATCGTGTTCGTATCGGTACTCTTTTTGGAAGGTCCGGCCCGCTTTTTGTTCGGTCCGCTGGCTTTGGCGGTAGTATTCGCCATGATTGCTTCGTATATCCTTTCGCGTACCCTAGTGCCTACGCTGGCTGACTTGTTGCTCAAATCCGAGCCGCATCATCAGGAGGGACATTTGAATGGTCAGGCCAAAAAACCTAATCCCTTTGCTCGTATTTATCAAAGCTTCAACCGGGGCTTTGACCGTTTTCAAGGACGCTATCTGCGGGTACTACAGTGGAATCTGGGTCACCGAAAAACGGTACTGGGGGTATTCCTGATTGTCGTGATGATTACGGCGGTGATGGTGCCTTTCGTGGGACGTGACTTTTTCCCCAGCGTCGATGCCGGCCAGTTCAGGCTGCACATGCGGGCCCCGGCGGGTTCCCGATTGGAAGCTACGGAACGTACGGCGGGTCAGGCTGAGGCAGTCATCCGGCAGATCATTCCGGCCAATGAAATTGAAACGGTTATTGCCAACATCGGTCTGACGAGTGAAGGGTACAACTTTGTATTCCAGGATAACTCATCGCTGGGCTCCGCCGATGCGGAATTGCTGGTGGCTCTTAAAAAAGAGAAAAGTCGTCCGACGGAAGAATACATGCGGGAAATTCGGGCCAAGCTGGCCGAGGCTCTGCCGCAGGTGACCTTCTTCTTTCAGCCGGCGGATATCGTAACGCAGATTTTGAACTTTGGTCTGACGTCCCCCATTGATATTCAGGTGACGGGTTTTGACCGGAAAAACAACTTACGCATTGCCCAGGAAATTCGTAACAAAGTGGCTCAGATTCCCGGAACGGTGGACGTTCACCTGCACCAGGTCATGAATTCGCCTGAATTATTCGTGAACATTGACCGCGAACGGGCAAATCAGCTGGGGCTCAATGAAACCAAAGTGGCCAACAACATGATGATTTCCATGAGTGGTACCACGCAGGTAAACCCGAACTTCTGGCCGGACCCGGTTACGGGCTTCCCGTATCTGGTGGCCGTACAGACGCCGCCCTACAAACTCAATACGCTGGATAAACTCCTGCAAACGCCTTTGGTGACGCAAACTGGTGAACTAACGCCCCAGTCCCTGGCCAACGTCGCTAAGGTTGAACGCCGTGTAACGCCGATGGTGGTGAACCGGATGAATACGCAACCCATGTTTGATGTGTACGCCTCGGTAGAACGGACGGATCTGGGAAGTGTTTCCGGAAAGCTTTCCGAGATCATCAAGGAATACCAGCAACAACTCAAGCCGGGAAATAAAATTGAAGTACGCGGTCAGGTGGAAAGTATGAATTCAGCCTTTACGCGGTTGGGTATTGGTTTATTATTCGCGGCCATTCTGGTGTACATGCTGATGGTGGTCAACTTCCAGTCTTTTTTATATCCCTTCATCATTATTACGGCTCTTCCCGGAGCGATGTGCGGGGTAGTATGGCTGCTGTTTTTGAGCCAGACCACCTTCAGTATTCCTTCGTTGATGGGGGCGATCATGAGTGTGGGGGTAGCTACGGCCAACTCCATTCTGCTGGTAAGCTTCGCTCAGGAGCAGGTGTTTGATCTGCACATGAGTCCATATGAGTCAGCTCTGGAAGCGGGCCGTACGCGTTTACGTCCGATTTTGATGACGGCCCTAGCGATGATTATCGGGATGTTGCCGATGTCTTTAGGACTGGGCGAGGGCGGTGAGCAGAACGCTCCGCTGGGACGGGCCGTGATTGGCGGGTTGTTACTGGCCACCTTTACGACGCTGCTTTTCGTACCCGTCGTATTTAGCTATCTGGCGAAAAACCGCACCGAAGCCGAAATGGCCGAAGAGAAGGAACTGGCTGAGATGGAAGTTTGA
- a CDS encoding superoxide dismutase gives MKFKSLLVAGLLASAFQVSAQFTQAPLPYAFDALEPSIDKQTMEIHYGKHHKAYVDNLNKAVEGKPEASQTIFQVVKKIDKNTAPAIRNNAGGHWNHTFFWNTIGPKRGGKPSGELAEAINKSFGTYDKFVEEFNKAATTRFGSGWAWLIVTPDKKLAVVSTPNQDNPLMALAETPGTPVIGLDVWEHAYYLKYQNKRPDYIKAYWDVVNWEAAAKNYADAVK, from the coding sequence ATGAAATTTAAATCCCTTTTGGTAGCCGGCCTGCTGGCTTCGGCTTTTCAGGTTTCGGCACAGTTTACTCAAGCTCCCCTGCCCTACGCCTTCGACGCTTTAGAACCTAGCATCGACAAGCAAACGATGGAAATTCACTACGGCAAACACCACAAAGCGTACGTTGATAATCTAAACAAAGCCGTAGAAGGCAAACCCGAAGCTTCACAGACCATTTTTCAGGTAGTGAAGAAAATTGATAAAAACACAGCTCCGGCCATTCGGAACAACGCCGGTGGTCACTGGAACCACACCTTTTTCTGGAATACAATTGGCCCCAAACGCGGTGGCAAACCTTCCGGTGAATTAGCAGAAGCGATTAATAAATCATTTGGCACCTACGATAAATTCGTTGAGGAGTTCAATAAAGCGGCTACTACTCGGTTTGGTTCAGGCTGGGCTTGGCTGATCGTAACGCCGGATAAAAAACTGGCCGTTGTCTCAACGCCTAACCAAGACAACCCCTTGATGGCCCTGGCTGAAACGCCCGGTACACCGGTAATTGGTCTGGACGTATGGGAGCACGCCTACTACCTCAAATATCAGAACAAACGTCCCGATTATATCAAAGCGTACTGGGACGTGGTAAACTGGGAAGCAGCAGCTAAAAATTACGCTGACGCGGTGAAATAA
- a CDS encoding DUF983 domain-containing protein has translation MALNSKLYSIAFNKCPKCHQGDFFKTKTSFQRHFDEIHHHCPHCNETLVPEPGFYWGALYVSYALYVGWCMTAFVVYTYVLKLNLDYFLVFLIPTLILLMPWFFRLARRTWLNLFVDYDPAKAQQKAVGLKPAI, from the coding sequence ATGGCACTTAATTCGAAATTATACAGCATCGCTTTTAATAAATGTCCGAAATGCCACCAGGGAGATTTCTTCAAAACCAAGACTTCCTTCCAGCGTCATTTTGACGAAATTCACCACCATTGCCCGCATTGTAACGAAACGTTAGTACCCGAGCCCGGTTTTTACTGGGGAGCTTTGTACGTGAGCTACGCTCTGTACGTAGGCTGGTGTATGACGGCTTTTGTAGTCTATACGTACGTACTGAAATTGAACCTCGATTATTTCCTGGTCTTTCTGATTCCGACTTTGATTCTGTTGATGCCCTGGTTTTTCCGCCTGGCTCGTCGTACCTGGCTTAATTTATTTGTCGATTACGATCCAGCCAAAGCCCAGCAAAAAGCCGTGGGCTTAAAACCAGCGATTTAG